The following coding sequences are from one Treponema bryantii window:
- the glpK gene encoding glycerol kinase GlpK produces the protein MENKKKYVISLDEGTTSCRAVVYDKNGSPLGSKQREFNQIYPHPGWVEHDAEEIFKCQLKVLQSLLIEKEIRHDEIAAIGITNQRETVVIWDKKTGKPVYNAVVWQCRRTADYCEKLIADGWSDKIREKTGLLIDAYFSGTKIKWILDNVPGVRERAEKGELLAGTIDTWLIWKLSGGRAHVTDYTNACRTMLFNIYKLEWDKELLDLLGIPAGLLPEVRDSSCVYCNTDPEVCGFEVPLASAVGDQQAALFGQGCFKKGDAKNTYGTGCFMLMNTGDKPVHSKELLTTIALGMNGKIEYALEGSVFIGGAVIKWLRDELELISSAPEIDRLAESVPDSNGCYLVPAFVGLGTPYWDMYARGTIVGLTRGVKKAHICRAALEGIAYEVRDVLDTMVADSGTPINTLNVDGGACVSNVMMQFQADILNAKVCRPANVETTALGAAYLAGLATGFWESRDEILAHHKIDRVFEPVMDDGQRQKLYAGWKKAVERAEHWEDV, from the coding sequence ATGGAAAATAAGAAAAAATATGTAATTTCTCTTGATGAAGGCACGACATCCTGCCGTGCTGTTGTTTACGATAAGAACGGTTCGCCTCTTGGTTCTAAGCAGCGCGAATTTAATCAGATATATCCGCACCCGGGCTGGGTTGAGCATGATGCCGAAGAAATCTTTAAGTGTCAGCTTAAGGTTCTTCAGAGTCTTTTAATTGAAAAAGAAATCAGACATGACGAAATTGCCGCTATTGGAATTACCAACCAACGTGAGACGGTTGTAATCTGGGATAAGAAAACCGGAAAACCTGTTTACAACGCTGTGGTCTGGCAGTGTCGTCGTACGGCCGATTACTGCGAAAAACTGATTGCAGACGGCTGGTCGGATAAAATCCGTGAGAAGACCGGACTTCTCATTGACGCATATTTTTCCGGTACAAAAATCAAATGGATATTGGACAATGTTCCAGGCGTTCGAGAACGCGCTGAGAAGGGCGAACTTCTTGCGGGAACTATTGATACCTGGCTTATCTGGAAATTGAGCGGTGGCCGCGCGCATGTGACTGACTATACTAACGCCTGTCGTACGATGCTTTTCAATATCTATAAGCTTGAGTGGGATAAGGAGCTTCTGGACCTGCTTGGAATTCCTGCAGGACTTCTTCCTGAGGTTCGTGATTCTTCATGTGTATATTGTAATACAGATCCTGAAGTTTGCGGTTTTGAAGTTCCTCTGGCTTCGGCTGTTGGTGATCAGCAGGCAGCTCTTTTTGGTCAGGGCTGTTTTAAGAAGGGTGATGCTAAGAATACTTACGGTACAGGTTGCTTTATGCTTATGAATACCGGTGACAAGCCTGTTCACTCTAAGGAGCTTTTGACTACGATTGCGCTTGGTATGAACGGCAAGATTGAATATGCGCTTGAGGGAAGTGTATTCATTGGCGGTGCTGTTATTAAGTGGCTTCGCGATGAACTTGAACTGATTTCCAGTGCGCCAGAAATTGACCGCCTGGCAGAGTCGGTTCCGGATTCAAACGGCTGTTATCTTGTACCTGCCTTTGTAGGTCTTGGTACTCCTTACTGGGATATGTATGCGCGTGGAACTATTGTTGGTCTTACCCGCGGTGTAAAGAAGGCTCATATCTGCCGTGCTGCCCTTGAAGGAATTGCTTACGAAGTGCGCGACGTACTGGATACTATGGTTGCCGATTCAGGTACTCCTATAAATACACTGAACGTAGACGGTGGTGCGTGTGTCAGCAACGTAATGATGCAGTTCCAGGCTGATATTCTGAATGCTAAGGTTTGTCGTCCTGCTAATGTTGAAACTACTGCGCTTGGTGCTGCGTATCTTGCCGGTCTTGCAACAGGATTCTGGGAGAGCCGCGACGAGATTCTTGCTCATCACAAAATTGACCGCGTGTTCGAGCCTGTGATGGATGACGGCCAGCGACAGAAATTGTATGCAGGCTGGAAAAAGGCCGTGGAACGTGCTGAGCACTGGGAGGATGTGTAA
- a CDS encoding NAD(P)/FAD-dependent oxidoreductase → MIYDIAIIGAGVVGACIARELAKYRLNVCMIEKSDDVACGTSKANSGIIHAGFDAKTGTLMAKLNVEGTAMYPELAQSLHFDYKNNGSLVIGFCDEDMDHIKKLYERGVANGVPGLRIIDGEELHKLEPNVSEEACGALLAESAGIVSPYMATWAFAENAVMNGVKLFLETEVHGIEKASESDGTGLFVIRTGKCDISAKCVVNAAGLYADVVSEMAGARKFKIVPRRGEYYLLDNKCAYLASHTLFQTPDKMGKGVLVTPTVDGNILSGPTAADGNDKTATETTAAGQDEVFRKSGKTIPDIPRRNIINSFAGVRALAYNEDGTPVNDFIIEEDSGVHGFINVAGICSPGLSAAPAIGCYVRELVEKSLGVKLEANRDFVAVRKGIESFKDADDERRAQLIENNPLYGRIICRCEMITEGEIVAAIKSPVGAVDLDGVKRRTRAGMGRCQSGFCSPRVTEILSRELGIPMTDVRKNGGCSYILTGKTR, encoded by the coding sequence ATGATTTATGATATAGCAATTATTGGTGCAGGCGTTGTAGGAGCTTGCATTGCGAGGGAGCTCGCGAAGTACCGGCTGAACGTGTGCATGATTGAGAAATCAGATGATGTTGCCTGCGGAACTTCTAAAGCGAACTCGGGAATTATTCATGCGGGCTTTGATGCTAAAACCGGCACTCTGATGGCTAAGCTTAATGTAGAAGGAACTGCAATGTATCCCGAGCTGGCTCAGTCTCTTCATTTTGATTATAAGAATAACGGTTCGCTTGTTATCGGCTTTTGTGATGAAGATATGGACCACATCAAAAAGCTGTATGAACGTGGTGTGGCAAATGGTGTTCCGGGCCTTCGCATTATTGATGGTGAGGAGCTTCATAAGCTTGAGCCAAATGTAAGTGAAGAAGCCTGTGGCGCTCTGCTTGCAGAGTCTGCAGGAATTGTAAGTCCTTATATGGCAACCTGGGCTTTTGCAGAAAATGCTGTTATGAATGGAGTAAAGCTTTTCCTTGAAACTGAGGTTCATGGAATTGAAAAAGCTTCTGAATCGGACGGCACAGGGCTGTTTGTTATCAGAACAGGAAAGTGCGACATCTCTGCAAAATGCGTAGTAAATGCTGCCGGCTTGTATGCAGATGTTGTTTCTGAAATGGCAGGGGCCCGCAAGTTTAAAATTGTGCCTCGCCGTGGTGAATACTATCTGCTTGATAACAAATGTGCATATCTTGCAAGTCATACTTTGTTCCAGACTCCTGACAAGATGGGTAAGGGTGTTCTGGTTACTCCAACTGTAGACGGAAATATTTTATCTGGGCCGACTGCTGCCGATGGAAACGATAAAACTGCAACTGAGACAACTGCAGCCGGTCAGGATGAAGTTTTCAGAAAATCTGGAAAAACTATTCCGGATATTCCCCGCAGAAATATCATAAACTCTTTTGCTGGTGTTCGTGCCCTTGCTTACAATGAGGATGGTACTCCGGTAAATGATTTTATTATTGAAGAGGATAGTGGGGTACATGGCTTTATAAACGTTGCGGGAATCTGTTCGCCGGGACTTTCTGCGGCTCCTGCAATCGGTTGCTATGTGCGAGAACTTGTTGAAAAATCACTTGGTGTAAAGCTTGAAGCTAACCGTGACTTTGTTGCTGTGCGAAAAGGAATTGAATCCTTTAAGGATGCTGATGATGAGCGCCGTGCTCAGCTGATTGAAAATAATCCGCTTTATGGAAGAATTATCTGCCGCTGCGAAATGATTACTGAAGGCGAGATTGTTGCGGCAATTAAGTCTCCTGTCGGTGCTGTGGATCTTGATGGTGTTAAGCGCCGAACCCGTGCCGGAATGGGACGCTGCCAGAGCGGTTTCTGTTCTCCACGTGTAACTGAGATTTTGAGCCGCGAGCTTGGAATTCCGATGACGGACGTTCGCAAAAACGGCGGCTGCTCATATATTCTTACAGGAAAAACAAGGTAG